Proteins encoded together in one Juglans regia cultivar Chandler chromosome 9, Walnut 2.0, whole genome shotgun sequence window:
- the LOC108986725 gene encoding probable galactinol--sucrose galactosyltransferase 2 — protein MTITATPSVEDGCFMVGGRVVLTGVPDNVIVSPVSSGRAAFIGATSSTPSSRHVFSLGVLERGFKFLSLFRVKLWWMIPRVGKSGCEIPMETQMLLLEARQVSVLNNETSSDLNTENTYILFLPVLDGQFRTSLQGTPENELQFCIESGDANVLTSQSLEAVFINSGNNPFELITNSVKTLEKHKCTFSHIENKKIPAHLDWFGWCTWDAFYTEVSPQRIKEGLQNFLEGGCSPKFLIIDDGWQETVNEFQKEGEPIIEGIQFAARLVDIKENSKFKSPGSDDSCIDLHDFIDDIKGKFGLKFVYVWHALAGYWGGVLPLSKTLKKYNPKIAYPIQSPGNTGNLRDIVMDILEKYGVGFIDPENIFEFYNDLHGYLASSGVDGVKVDVQNLIEKLGSGYGGRVSLTKRYQEALEQSIARNFKDNNLICSMSLNSDTIYSSKKSAVARASEDFMPREPTLQTLHVASVAFNSLLLGEIVVPDWDMFQSKHETAEFHAAARAIGGCAVYVSDKPGNHDFKILRKLVLPDGSVLRARHAGRPTRDCLFEDPVMDRKSLLKIWNLNKLSGVIGVFNCQGAGNWPLKEVAQETSSVESTSISISCQVSPQDVEFLEEIAGEGWNGDYAIYAFNSGSLSTMPKKGKFEVSLRTLKCEIYTISPIRGFGNGLLFTPLGLLDMYNSGGAVEALNCTMDLLECTIKVKGRGCGRFGAYSSTKPRCCVVDMKEEQFTYNADDGLLTVKLLGECKLREIEFDYRGICV, from the exons ATGACGATCACAGCCACGCCGAGCGTCGAGGATGGATGTTTCATGGTCGGGGGAAGGGTGGTGCTGACAGGGGTGCCGGATAATGTTATCGTTTCTCCGGTTAGCTCCGGGCGTGCGGCTTTCATTGGTGCAACTTCATCTACTCCAAGTTCGCGTCATGTTTTCAGTCTTGGTGTTCTTGA GCGTGGATTTAAGTTCTTGTCTCTCTTTAGAGTAAAACTCTGGTGGATGATACCACGAGTTGGAAAATCTGGTTGTGAAATTCCCATGGAAACGCAAATGCTTCTCTTGGAAGCAAGACAAGTATCTGTTCTGAACAATGAGACTTCTTCTGATCTAAATACCGAAAACACCTACATTCTCTTCTTGCCTGTTTTGGATGGTCAATTTAGGACAAGTTTGCAAGGGACTCCTGAAAATGAGCTCCAATTCTGCATTGAAAGTG GAGATGCTAATGTTCTAACCTCCCAATCACTGGAAGCAGTATTCATAAATTCTGGGAATAACCCATTTGAACTTATCACAAATTCTGTCAA GACACTAGAGAAGCACAAATGTACTTTTAGCCACATCGAAAACAAAAAG ATACCAGCGCATCTGGACTGGTTTGGATGGTGCACTTGGGATGCTTTTTACACTGAAGTCAGTCCTCAGCGGATCAAAGAGGGTCTCCAAAA TTTCTTGGAAGGAGGATGTTCACCTAAATTCCTGATCATTGACGATGGATGGCAAGAGACAGTAAATGAGTTCCAAAAAGAAGGTGAACCAATTATTGAAGGGATACA GTTTGCCGCCAGATTGGTAGATATCAAAGAAAACAGTAAGTTCAAGAGTCCAGGTTCAGATGATTCATGCATTGATCTACATGATTTTATTGATGACATCAAAGGCAAATTTGGGTTAAA ATTTGTTTATGTGTGGCACGCTTTAGCTGGTTATTGGGGAGGCGTGCTTCCCTTGtcaaaaacattgaaaaagTACAACCCAAAGATTGCCTATCCAATTCAATCACCTGGTAACACAGGGAACCTCAGAGACATTGTCATGGACATCTTGGAAAAGTATGGAGTTGGGTTTATAGATCCCGAAAACATCTTTGAGTTTTATAATGATCTTCACGGCTATCTTGCAAGCAGTGGTGTGGATGGAGTCAAAGTTGATGTTCAGAATttgatagaaaaattaggttCTGGGTATGGCGGACGGGTGTCATTGACAAAACGCTATCAAGAGGCACTTGAGCAATCTATTGCAAGGAACTTTAAAGACAACAACCTAATTTGCAGCATGAGTCTCAACTCAGACACAATCTACAG CTCAAAGAAGAGTGCGGTTGCGAGAGCATCAGAGGATTTCATGCCAAGAGAACCAACATTACAGACATTGCATGTTGCATCTGTGGCTTTTAATAGTCTTCTTCTAGGGGAGATTGTGGTGCCAGACTGGGACATGTTTCAG AGCAAACATGAAACAGCTGAATTTCATGCTGCAGCAAGAGCCATTGGTGGGTGTGCGGTATATGTAAG TGATAAGCCTGGCAATCATGATTTCAAAATCCTCAGAAAGCTAGTTTTGCCTGATGGTTCAGTCTTAAGAGCTAGACATGCAGGCCGGCCTACTCGAGATTGTTTATTTGAAGACCCAGTTATGGATAGAAAAAG TTTGTTGAAAATATGGAACTTGAATAAGTTATCAGGGGTCATTGGTGTTTTCAATTGCCAAGGAGCAGGTAATTGGCCACTGAAAGAAGTAGCTCAAGAGACATCTAGTGTGGAATCTACTTCTATATCCATCTCATGTCAAGTTAGTCCCCAAGatgttgaatttcttgaagAGATAGCAGGTGAAGGGTGGAATGGAGATTACGCTATATATGCCTTTAATTCAG GATCCCTTTCTACCATgccaaagaaaggaaaatttgaGGTGTCCTTGCGAACTCTTAAATGTGAAATATATACCATCTCACCAATCAGA GGTTTTGGAAATGGTCTTCTTTTCACTCCACTAGGATTGCTTGACATGTACAACTCAGGAGGGGCAGTAGAAGCTCTGAACTGCACCATGGATCTTTTGGAATGCACAATTAAAGTCAAAGGACGAGGCTGTGGCCGGTTTGGAGCCTATTCAAGCACTAAACCGAGGTGTTGTGTGGTGGACATGAAAGAAGAGCAATTCACATACAACGCTGATGATGGATTATTGACAGTTAAACTTCTAGGTGAATGCAAATTAAGAGAGATTGAGTTTGACTACAGAGGCATCTGTGTCTGA
- the LOC108986721 gene encoding E3 ubiquitin-protein ligase RGLG2-like, with amino-acid sequence MGGTTSRRASPRQPSSVGSDSYSWNRQYPQSPYQQPNQDYGRQHNFAPPVQTSSGSQVPESRRKLERKYSKIDDNYNSLEQVTEALSRAGLESSNLIVGIDFTKSNEWTGKRSFNRRSLHHIGDEQNPYEQAISIIGKTLSTFDEDNLIPCFGFGDASTHDQEVFSFYSEDKFCNGFEEVLSRYRELVPHLRLAGPTSFAPIIEMGITIVEQSRGQYHVLLIIADGQVTRSVDTERGQLSPQEKKTVDAIVKASEYPLSIVLVGVGDGPWEMMREFDDNIPARSFDNFQFVNFTEIMSKNMDRSRKEAEFSLAALMEIPSQYKATLELHLLGSTRGKAIDRIPLPPPMYGAASFSGGKPSHSSSFRPSAPSSVGQNTVRSSAPPPPPSFAADNHVCPICLTNPKDMAFGCGHQTCCECGEDLQLCPICRSTIQTRIKLY; translated from the exons ATGGGGGGAACTACTTCAAGACGTGCAAGTCCTAGACAGCCTTCATCTGTAGGATCTGATTCATACTCATGGAATCGTCAGTATCCGCAGTCACCTTACCAACAACCAAACCAAGATTATGGGCGACAACATAATTTTGCACCTCCAGTTCAAACCTCCAGTGGCAGTCAGGTCCCCGAGTCAAGAAGGAAGTTAGAGAGGAAGTATTCAAAGATTGACGATAATTATAATAGCCTGGAGCAG GTTACTGAAGCATTGTCACGTGCTGGCCTGGAGTCTTCCAATCTTATTGTTGGTATTGACTTCACAAAGAGCAACGAGTGGACTG GCAAAAGGTCCTTCAACCGGAGAAGCTTGCATCACATTGGGGATGAACAAAATCCCTACGAGCAGGCAATATCTATTATTGGGAAAACATTGTCTACCTTTGATGAGGATAACTTAATTCCCTGTTTTGGATTTGGAGATG CATCAACGCATGATCAAGAAGTTTTCAGTTTCTATTCAGAGGATAAATTTTGTAATGGGTTTGAAGAAGTATTGAGTCGATATAGGGAATTGGTCCCTCATCTACGACTTGCGG GGCCAACATCCTTTGCCCCTATCATTGAAATGGGCATCACCATTGTCGAGCAAAGTCGTGGCCAGTATCATGTGTTATTGATAATTGCTGATGGGCAG GTAACAAGAAGTGTTGATACTGAACGTGGTCAGCTAAGCCCGCAGGAAAAGAAAACTGTTGATGCGATTGTGAAAGCGAG TGAGTATCCCTTGTCAATTGTGTTAGTTGGTGTTGGAGATGGGCCATGGGAAATGATGAGAGAATTTGATGATAACATCCCTGCTCGTTCCTTTGATAATTTCCAG TTCGTGAATTTTACAGAAATAATGTCAAAGAACATGGACCGATCAAGAAAAGAAGCCGAATTTTCTCTTGCAGCCCTGATGGAAATACCATCCCAGTATAAAGCAACACTGGAGCTTCATTTATTGGG TTCTACTAGGGGGAAGGCTATAGACAGGATTCCTCTTCCCCCACCGATGTATGGTGCAGCTTCATTCAGTGGCGGAAAACCTTCACATTCAAGCAGTTTTCGACCAAGTGCACCCTCTTCTGTGGGACAGAATACAGTTCGTAGCTcagctcctcctcctcctccaagtTTTGCTGCTGATAATCAT GTTTGTCCCATTTGCCTTACCAATCCGAAGGACATGGCCTTTGGTTGTGGACATCAG ACATGTTGTGAATGCGGAGAGGATCTTCAGTTGTGCCCCATTTGCCGGAGCACCATCCAAACCAGAATAAAGCTCTATTAA
- the LOC108986707 gene encoding aldehyde oxidase GLOX-like translates to MAAQKHHSLAFKSLIIAAFLLFHCVGFISGAVATTELQLSQHNQGQWLLLLNNTGVVAMHMALTNRNTVLMFDQTGSGPSAYRLQHRFNGRRCTGSRDDLQDSSCYAHSVEYDISSNKIRPLRLYTDPWCSSGSFLSNGTLLQVGGYGRGSRSIRYFRPCGDHLCDWRQSGRLLRSDRWYASNQLLPGNDRVIVVGGRRAFTYEFVPKRSPNEGAFDLPFLHRTYDRNAGGNNLYPFLHLSSDGNLFIFANRDSILFNPRQNRVVKTYPRIPKVGARNYPSSGSSVILPLDYKNKFQKVEVMVCGGSTPGAFRAANEGRFLKGLSSCGRMVITGNKHKWNMENMPGPRLLNDMLVLPTGHVLIINGAKHGCAGWNNARNASLQPYLYTPHQKLGRRFSVLRATRIPRMYHSSAILLPDGRVLVAGSNPNNRYTFRNVAYPTELRLQAFVPHYMDRRFHHYRPQNVTVHYASGENFGVKHGEEFGVGFWLDRKPSKDLEFNIYAPPFTTHSISMNQRMLKLRCRTMATAGGGRINALVEAPPSPDVAPSGYYMLTVVNDGIPSFSQWVRFIDA, encoded by the coding sequence ATGGCTGCCCAAAAACACCATTCCCTTGCTTTCAAATCTTTGATTATAGCAGCGTTTTTGTTATTTCATTGTGTTGGATTTATTAGTGGTGCTGTGGCTACTACAGAGCTCCAGCTCTCGCAACACAATCAAGGGCAATGGCTGCTCCTCCTAAACAACACTGGTGTGGTGGCCATGCACATGGCATTGACAAACCGCAACACTGTCTTGATGTTTGATCAAACGGGATCAGGCCCATCTGCGTATCGGCTTCAGCATCGTTTCAATGGAAGAAGGTGCACTGGATCCAGGGATGATTTGCAAGACTCCTCATGCTATGCTCACTCAGTTGAGTATGATATTTCTAGCAACAAAATTAGGCCTCTAAGGCTCTATACTGATCCTTGGTGTTCCTCAGGCTCTTTCTTGAGCAATGGAACACTCCTACAAGTTGGTGGATATGGCAGGGGTTCTCGAAGTATCCGATACTTTAGGCCATGTGGGGATCATTTATGTGATTGGAGGCAATCGGGGAGATTATTGAGAAGTGATCGTTGGTATGCTTCCAATCAGCTACTCCCTGGCAATGACCGGGTGATTGTTGTGGGTGGAAGAAGGGCTTTTACCTATGAATTTGTACCTAAAAGGTCCCCTAATGAAGGTGCTTTTGATCTTCCATTCTTGCACCGAACCTATGATCGGAATGCAGGAGGGAACAACCTCTATCCCTTCCTTCACCTTTCTTCTGATGGAAATTTGTTCATTTTTGCAAATCGAGATTCTATCCTTTTCAATCCTAGACAGAATAGGGTGGTCAAGACCTACCCTCGGATTCCCAAGGTTGGGGCAAGGAACTACCCGAGCTCTGGCTCCTCAGTAATTCTTCCACTAGACTACAAAAACAAGTTCCAAAAGGTGGAAGTCATGGTGTGTGGAGGTTCAACTCCTGGAGCTTTTAGGGCCGCCAATGAAGGGAGATTCTTGAAGGGCTTGAGTTCTTGTGGAAGAATGGTGATCACAGGTAATAAACACAAGTGGAATATGGAAAACATGCCCGGACCTCGTCTCCTAAACGACATGCTAGTCCTCCCAACAGGCCATGTCTTGATCATCAATGGTGCAAAACATGGTTGTGCTGGATGGAATAATGCAAGGAATGCTTCCCTCCAACCTTACCTATACACACCTCACCAAAAACTTGGGAGAAGATTCTCAGTGCTGAGAGCCACTAGAATACCTAGAATGTATCATTCATCAGCCATTCTTTTACCTGATGGGAGGGTCTTAGTTGCAGGTAGTAACCCTAACAATAGGTACACTTTCAGAAACGTGGCCTACCCAACTGAACTTAGGCTACAAGCATTTGTTCCACACTACATGGACCGGCGATTTCACCATTACCGGCCACAAAACGTGACGGTACACTATGCTTCCGGTGAGAATTTTGGGGTCAAACATGGCGAGGAGTTTGGTGTAGGGTTTTGGTTGGATAGGAAGCCAAGCAAGGATTTGGAGTTTAACATTTATGCACCACCATTCACTACACATTCCATATCTATGAACCAAAGGATGCTAAAGCTGAGGTGCAGAACCATGGCGACGGCTGGGGGTGGAAGGATAAATGCACTGGTGGAGGCCCCTCCATCTCCTGATGTTGCTCCCTCAGGTTATTACATGCTCACAGTTGTGAATGATGGAATTCCAAGCTTTTCTCAATGGGTGAGGTTTATAGATGCTTGA
- the LOC108986727 gene encoding putative pentatricopeptide repeat-containing protein At5g37570: MQQTMALKNHPNNKADVAASLLKTCSSLSQLKQIHAHIFRFDLHRNASLASTLVSLYASLYSPLYSRLVFSSFSHPNLSLFNHAIRAFSKIPSLCSESLNLYAQMILFGIRPDNFTYPFLLNSCACLNDLCRGTEIHGHVVKTGFGVCVPVSNALIDMYGKCGSLEKARQLFDELGAKGDVVSYNSLLGAHARVGEDMVNAQEVFDGMQVRNVISWNAMIVGYVNSGDLDSARAIFDRMPQRNSVSWTAMLVGYTKNGLIDAAKALFDEMPEKSLVCWTAMISGCAQNGRPSEALELFRRMEKAHVRPDAYTITAVISASAQLGRADIANWIASYVEQEGIEQNDLVLTALVDMHAKCGNMEEACSVFDQIHQQDVFSYSALITGLASHGHGVKALEIFHRMLAENVEPDQITFVGVLTACSHAGLFEDGMRYWESIIKDHKIVPDANLFSCMVDMLGRAGKLNEAYKLVESMPMGPQPGALGALLAACRTYGNVEIAEIVAKQLFKLEPENTGNYMLLSSIYASRERWDEARRIREAMKERIKIKLPGCSWVEINCCDHGIQANN; encoded by the coding sequence ATGCAACAAACGATGGCTCTCAAAAATCACCCAAACAACAAAGCCGACGTAGCTGCTTCTCTGCTAAAAACATGCTCATCCCTCTCTCAGCTCAAGCAAATCCACGCCCACATCTTCCGCTTTGATCTCCACAGAAACGCTTCCTTAGCTTCCACTCTCGTTTCTCTCTATGCCTCTCTCTACTCCCCTCTGTACTCCCGTCTcgtcttctcttctttctctcacccaaatctctctctcttcaaccaCGCCATTAGAGCTTTCTCCAAGATTCCGTCGCTTTGTTCTGAATCACTGAATTTGTATGCCCAGATGATTCTTTTTGGGATTAGACCAGACAATTTTACATACCCGTTTTTGCTTAACTCTTGCGCCTGTCTTAATGATCTTTGTCGTGGAACTGAAATCCATGGACACGTTGTGAAAACGGGTTTTGGTGTGTGTGTTCCAGTCTCGAATGCTTTGATTGATATGTATGGTAAATGTGGTTCGTTGGAGAAGGCACGTCAGCTGTTTGATGAATTGGGTGCAAAAGGAGATGTTGTGTCCTATAATTCTCTTCTAGGGGCTCATGCCAGAGTTGGGGAGGATATGGTAAATGCCCAAGAAGTGTTTGATGGGATGCAGGTCAGAAATGTGATATCCTGGAATGCAATGATTGTGGGTTATGTAAATAGTGGAGATCTAGATTCGGCCCGTGCTATTTTTGATAGGATGCCTCAGAGAAATTCCGTTTCTTGGACTGCGATGTTGGTGGGTTATACTAAAAATGGGCTCATTGATGCGGCTAAAGCTCTCTTTGATGAAATGCCGGAAAAGAGTTTGGTTTGTTGGACAGCAATGATTTCTGGGTGTGCACAAAATGGGAGACCAAGTGAAGCACTGGAACTTTTCCGGAGGATGGAGAAAGCACATGTAAGACCAGATGCTTATACTATAACTGCAGTAATATCTGCATCGGCACAATTAGGCCGAGCAGATATTGCAAATTGGATTGCATCTTATGTGGAACAAGAAGGCATTGAGCAGAATGATCTGGTATTAACTGCCCTAGTAGATATGCATGCAAAGTGCGGTAACATGGAAGAGGCATGCAGCGTGTTTGACCAGATCCACCAGCAGGATGTCTTCTCGTATAGTGCACTAATCACAGGTCTAGCTTCACATGGTCATGGGGTTAAAGCTCTGGAAATATTTCACAGAATGCTAGCAGAAAATGTTGAACCCGATCAAATCACATTTGTTGGAGTACTGACTGCCTGTAGCCATGCAGGGCTCTTCGAAGATGGAATGAGATATTGGGAAAGCATAATAAAAGATCACAAGATTGTGCCTGATGCTAATCTCTTCTCTTGCATGGTTGATATGCTGGGACGCGCTGGAAAACTTAATGAGGCTTACAAATTAGTGGAAAGCATGCCCATGGGGCCACAGCCTGGAGCGTTGGGTGCTTTGCTTGCAGCATGCAGAACATATGGCAATGTTGAGATTGCGGAAATTGTTGCTAAGCAACTATTCAAATTAGAACCTGAAAATACTGGGAATTACATGCTTCTTTCCAGTATCTATGCCTCAAGGGAAAGGTGGGACGAGGCCAGAAGGATTCGGGAAGCAATGAAGGAGAGAATTAAAATTAAGCTTCCTGGTTGCAGTTGGGTTGAGATCAATTGCTGTGATCATGGAATTCAAGCGAATAACTGa